A genomic window from Desulfovermiculus halophilus DSM 18834 includes:
- a CDS encoding septal ring lytic transglycosylase RlpA family protein, whose amino-acid sequence MELRCASRLGVLAIAFCLGTCALLSSCTLVTLPYDLTKATVKTAYTATKITGKTAWGTAKILTKVGGYTFEIAAAPLDWPLTHDNIESIDGLSPKEAIAQGRVKNAPYVVGGRRYHPMSVARARTYRETGVASWYGNETLNQPGGHMTANGEAFDPDQLTAAHKHLPLPSYVRVTNLANDRSIVVRVNDRGPFVPGRIIDLSAGAAKRLDFLDQGTARVAVETVATADG is encoded by the coding sequence ATGGAGCTTCGCTGTGCATCCCGCCTCGGCGTCCTCGCTATCGCCTTCTGCCTGGGGACGTGCGCCCTCCTCTCCTCCTGCACCCTGGTCACCCTTCCCTACGACCTGACCAAGGCCACGGTGAAGACCGCCTACACCGCGACCAAGATCACCGGCAAGACAGCCTGGGGCACGGCCAAGATCCTGACCAAGGTGGGCGGGTACACCTTTGAGATCGCCGCAGCCCCTCTGGACTGGCCCCTGACCCATGACAACATCGAGTCCATCGACGGCTTGTCGCCCAAGGAGGCCATCGCCCAGGGCCGGGTGAAGAACGCTCCCTACGTGGTTGGCGGACGCCGCTACCACCCCATGTCCGTGGCCAGGGCCCGCACCTACCGGGAGACAGGGGTTGCCTCCTGGTACGGAAACGAGACCCTGAACCAGCCCGGGGGCCACATGACTGCCAACGGGGAAGCCTTCGATCCCGATCAGCTCACAGCCGCCCACAAGCACCTCCCTTTGCCCTCCTATGTCCGGGTCACCAATCTGGCCAACGACCGGAGCATTGTGGTCCGGGTCAATGACCGGGGACCTTTTGTCCCCGGCCGGATCATCGATCTCAGTGCCGGGGCGGCCAAGAGGCTGGACTTTCTCGATCAGGGAACGGCCAGGGTTGCGGTGGAAACCGTGGCCACGGCTGATGGGTAG
- a CDS encoding undecaprenyl-diphosphate phosphatase, which yields MHDYVIAVIMGIVEGLTEFLPVSSTGHLILTGHALGFTGPAAEMFEVVIQLGAILAVVVMYRSRFAALVRPDPNLAFSGPRGLYLLFLTCLPASVLGLATSDLIKEYLFNPQTVAWALAVGALAILAVERMPRSNRYSSLDQITPWLALGVGIFQCLSLWPGFSRSAATIMGGMLLGAQRRLAAEYSFVAAVPIMFAATGYDLARGWHHLDPGTWMTLGIGFVVSFFAAWAAVTSFIHLLSRITLRPFAWYRLAIAPLILIW from the coding sequence ATGCACGACTATGTGATCGCTGTGATCATGGGGATAGTGGAAGGGCTCACCGAGTTTCTGCCGGTATCCTCCACCGGCCATCTGATACTTACCGGACACGCCCTTGGTTTTACCGGGCCGGCCGCTGAAATGTTTGAGGTGGTCATTCAGCTGGGGGCCATCCTGGCTGTTGTGGTCATGTACCGCAGCCGCTTCGCTGCTCTGGTCCGCCCTGATCCGAACCTGGCCTTTTCCGGACCCCGGGGGCTGTATCTCCTGTTTTTGACCTGTCTGCCCGCCTCGGTCCTGGGCCTGGCCACCAGTGACCTGATCAAGGAATACCTGTTCAACCCCCAGACCGTGGCCTGGGCCTTGGCTGTCGGGGCCCTGGCCATCCTGGCGGTGGAGCGCATGCCCCGCAGCAATAGATACTCTTCTTTGGACCAGATCACTCCCTGGCTGGCCCTGGGCGTGGGCATCTTTCAGTGCCTGTCCCTGTGGCCCGGGTTCTCCAGATCAGCGGCCACCATCATGGGCGGAATGCTCCTGGGCGCTCAGCGCAGACTGGCCGCGGAGTACTCCTTTGTGGCCGCTGTGCCCATCATGTTCGCCGCCACCGGCTATGATCTGGCCCGGGGCTGGCATCATCTGGATCCAGGGACTTGGATGACCCTGGGCATCGGCTTTGTGGTCTCCTTTTTCGCCGCCTGGGCTGCGGTCACAAGCTTTATACACCTGCTCTCCAGGATCACCCTGCGTCCTTTTGCCTGGTACAGGCTGGCCATTGCCCCCCTGATCCTGATTTGGTAA
- the yihA gene encoding ribosome biogenesis GTP-binding protein YihA/YsxC gives MTLDLELEYTVYTLGQIKDWASPQIVVAGRSNVGKSSLINTLAGRKSLAKTSSSPGKTRSINLYWLPELHGYLVDLPGYGYAKRSKKERDLWAQLVNRYFERNAVQVKAVMILIDSRLKPQQLDLDLVNSLKAQQIPILPVLTKVDKTKMGWRAKIRRTWLDLTAASFQPVLFSAKNGQGNTELAQYVQDLLQDSSGGPNQA, from the coding sequence ATGACACTGGATCTCGAGCTCGAATATACCGTCTACACCCTGGGCCAGATCAAGGATTGGGCCAGTCCGCAAATCGTGGTTGCCGGACGCTCCAATGTGGGCAAATCCAGCCTGATCAACACCCTGGCCGGAAGGAAATCCCTGGCCAAGACCAGCTCCAGCCCGGGCAAGACCAGAAGCATCAATCTGTACTGGCTGCCTGAGCTCCACGGCTATCTGGTGGACCTGCCGGGCTACGGCTACGCCAAACGCTCCAAAAAGGAGCGGGACCTGTGGGCTCAGCTGGTGAACAGATACTTTGAACGCAACGCCGTGCAGGTCAAAGCGGTGATGATCCTCATCGACAGCCGCCTCAAGCCCCAACAGCTGGACCTGGATCTGGTCAACTCCTTGAAAGCCCAACAGATTCCCATTCTGCCTGTTTTAACCAAAGTGGACAAGACCAAAATGGGCTGGCGGGCCAAGATCCGGCGCACCTGGCTGGACCTGACCGCCGCGTCATTCCAGCCTGTGCTGTTTTCAGCCAAAAACGGGCAGGGGAATACAGAACTCGCCCAATATGTACAGGACCTGCTGCAGGACTCCTCCGGCGGACCGAACCAAGCCTGA
- a CDS encoding LptF/LptG family permease: MKTFTRHLLWNNMLIMGICLLTCTGIYLLVDVFDRLDRMLEKGGAAWEILVYFGAKIPLILSEILPAVVFLSLVIQIAGMRKRRETTALEAGGVSYFRLVCTVLVLGLVWSGVQLGFSQGLGVQGQQVSDAVWDSLGGREEKTQERINDLWLRSGQTVLHMEAVWPARQEARGLTLYAVDQGFTEIDRLIQAEALRAGDGGWQLQEAEVLDPQSFAYSTEETLSPDLELSFQSVQVSQEDNEPEDMSLWELRAHIERLKDSGANVELLRTAWHLKISYAASVLVLSAVALVLTRKWENLFASIGCGLGIIFGMLSMHTLGGTLGESGALPPWLGAWMGNLLIGGLTALGLGIQIRGRVT, from the coding sequence ATGAAGACCTTTACCCGCCATCTCCTGTGGAACAACATGCTGATCATGGGCATCTGCCTTTTGACCTGCACCGGGATATACCTTCTGGTCGATGTCTTCGACCGCTTGGACCGGATGCTGGAGAAGGGCGGTGCTGCATGGGAGATCCTGGTCTACTTCGGGGCCAAGATTCCCCTCATCCTCTCCGAGATCCTGCCGGCGGTGGTCTTTCTCAGCTTGGTCATTCAGATTGCCGGCATGCGCAAGCGCCGGGAGACGACAGCTCTGGAAGCAGGAGGGGTGTCCTACTTCCGCTTGGTGTGCACGGTCCTTGTGCTCGGGCTGGTCTGGAGCGGGGTCCAGCTGGGTTTTTCCCAGGGCCTCGGGGTTCAGGGACAGCAGGTAAGCGATGCGGTCTGGGACTCCCTGGGCGGTAGAGAGGAGAAGACACAGGAGCGGATCAACGACCTATGGCTCCGCAGCGGGCAGACTGTCCTGCACATGGAGGCGGTGTGGCCCGCACGGCAGGAGGCTCGCGGGCTCACCCTGTACGCTGTGGACCAGGGGTTTACGGAGATAGACCGGCTGATTCAGGCTGAAGCTTTACGTGCCGGGGATGGGGGCTGGCAGCTGCAGGAAGCGGAGGTCCTGGATCCCCAGAGTTTTGCGTATTCCACAGAGGAGACGCTTTCCCCGGATCTGGAGCTCAGCTTCCAGTCCGTGCAGGTCTCCCAGGAGGACAATGAGCCCGAGGATATGTCTCTGTGGGAACTCAGGGCGCACATTGAACGCCTCAAGGATTCTGGAGCGAATGTGGAACTGCTGCGCACGGCCTGGCATCTGAAGATCAGCTATGCAGCCTCCGTTCTGGTGCTGTCCGCAGTGGCCCTGGTTTTGACCCGGAAGTGGGAAAATCTTTTTGCCTCCATCGGGTGCGGCCTGGGGATCATCTTCGGCATGCTGAGCATGCATACCCTGGGAGGCACCCTGGGCGAAAGCGGCGCGCTGCCGCCCTGGCTCGGGGCCTGGATGGGCAATCTCCTGATCGGCGGTCTGACTGCTCTCGGGTTGGGGATTCAGATCCGGGGCCGAGTGACCTGA
- a CDS encoding sigma-54-dependent transcriptional regulator gives MNDHLLTLVIVDDEQDFARGLARMVQGRFPDLECLAVPSVDEALEIIKDRTVPVVLSDLRMPGKDGFDLVHSALQIAPQVSIILITAYGSIEKAVQALKNGAYDFVTKPVDHERLFSLIQKALERYHLITENDRLRQKARVCAEHSTMIGESEAVHKLQQALAMVAQNEYTVLVQGESGTGKELAARIIHDLSDRSRHKLVTVNCPAIPDHLLESELFGHTKGAFTGADQERQGLFKAADKGTILLDEIGDISLSIQTKLLRVLQEQEIRPVGSNRSQRVDVRIVASTNQDLGAKIQDGSFREDLYYRLNVLNIHLPPLRERKEDIPLLVHTFLHRVCQEMGIEHRTMSSEALSYLASKEWPGNVRELMNFVRRTVVFSPGQTIDLEQVRSVDQGGLDLGGGGTLKPYKEAKAKVVEDFTRAYVQDVLSRAGGNVSEAARLSGLERVSLQKIMRRLNIHAE, from the coding sequence ATGAATGATCACCTGCTGACCCTGGTTATAGTCGACGACGAACAGGATTTCGCCCGCGGATTGGCCCGGATGGTCCAGGGGCGGTTTCCGGATCTGGAGTGCCTGGCCGTTCCTTCTGTGGACGAGGCCCTGGAGATCATAAAGGACCGCACTGTCCCTGTGGTGCTCAGCGATTTGCGCATGCCGGGCAAGGACGGCTTTGATCTCGTGCACAGCGCCCTGCAGATCGCCCCCCAGGTGAGCATTATTCTGATCACCGCCTATGGGAGCATTGAGAAGGCGGTCCAGGCCTTGAAAAACGGGGCGTACGACTTCGTGACCAAGCCTGTGGACCACGAGAGGCTGTTCAGCCTGATTCAGAAAGCCCTGGAGCGCTATCACCTGATCACCGAGAACGACCGGCTGCGGCAAAAGGCCAGGGTCTGCGCAGAACACAGTACAATGATCGGGGAATCAGAAGCAGTGCATAAGCTGCAGCAGGCATTGGCCATGGTGGCCCAGAACGAGTACACTGTCCTGGTCCAGGGAGAGTCAGGAACGGGCAAGGAGCTTGCAGCCAGGATCATCCACGACCTCAGCGATCGTTCCAGGCACAAGCTGGTGACCGTGAACTGCCCGGCTATCCCGGACCATCTCCTGGAGTCCGAGCTTTTCGGGCACACCAAGGGCGCGTTTACCGGAGCGGACCAGGAACGGCAGGGATTATTCAAGGCTGCGGACAAAGGGACAATCCTGTTGGACGAGATCGGGGACATCAGCCTGTCCATCCAGACCAAGCTGTTGCGGGTCCTGCAGGAGCAGGAGATCAGGCCGGTGGGGTCGAACCGTTCCCAGCGGGTGGATGTGCGCATTGTGGCCAGCACCAATCAGGACCTGGGGGCGAAGATCCAGGACGGCTCGTTTCGGGAAGACCTGTACTACCGGCTGAATGTGCTGAATATACACCTTCCCCCGCTTAGGGAGCGCAAAGAGGACATCCCCTTGCTGGTCCATACCTTTCTCCACCGCGTCTGCCAGGAAATGGGCATAGAGCACAGGACCATGAGTTCTGAAGCCCTGTCCTACCTGGCGTCCAAGGAATGGCCGGGCAATGTCCGGGAACTGATGAACTTCGTGCGCCGGACGGTGGTCTTCTCTCCCGGGCAGACCATCGACCTGGAGCAGGTGCGTTCAGTGGATCAGGGCGGTCTGGACCTGGGGGGCGGCGGGACCCTGAAGCCGTACAAAGAGGCCAAGGCCAAAGTGGTCGAGGACTTTACCCGGGCCTATGTCCAGGATGTCCTCAGCCGGGCTGGGGGCAATGTGAGCGAAGCTGCCAGGCTGAGCGGGCTGGAGCGGGTCTCCCTGCAAAAGATCATGCGCAGGCTGAATATTCATGCGGAGTGA
- a CDS encoding LptF/LptG family permease, whose protein sequence is MRVVKRLYVENVRELISIGALCLAVFITLLLVGKMLRLREVLVNMDLSILDIGALFVYLAPFFLMLLIPIAGMISTFLTFQRMSGDRELMALRAGGISLSQILPAPSLFLVLCAGLTLWVSFFGVSWGMEQFQHKLLDLARNKAQLSLRPGVFNRDFPGLVVYAQNVNRETGEIAGIFIHDMTHTKDGVNIVAPKGRVATDHAQGKIYFILTDGRMFRVEQGSMDVLSFSSYRVSLDLSRLLQNVDVEQDQPRYMSWPELNKAAQSPERRPDKGEEFLRSVQVERHKRLVLPAACIVLGLVALPLGWILDELKRQYGAILIVGVFLAYYAVFSLGISLGQLGMVPPAVGAWSPNVLFLALSAGLFRQALHERGTPAGKRIFSAVQGVFRR, encoded by the coding sequence TTGAGAGTCGTCAAACGCCTATATGTAGAAAATGTGCGGGAGCTGATCAGCATCGGGGCCCTGTGTCTGGCTGTCTTCATCACCCTTTTGCTGGTGGGCAAGATGCTCAGGCTCAGAGAGGTCCTGGTGAACATGGACCTCTCCATCCTGGATATCGGTGCCCTGTTCGTCTATCTCGCCCCCTTTTTTCTCATGCTGCTCATCCCCATCGCCGGGATGATCAGCACATTTCTGACCTTCCAGCGCATGAGCGGGGACAGAGAGCTCATGGCCCTTCGGGCCGGAGGCATCTCTTTGTCCCAGATCCTGCCTGCTCCCAGCCTGTTTCTTGTGCTGTGCGCCGGCCTGACCCTGTGGGTGTCCTTCTTCGGCGTTTCCTGGGGCATGGAGCAGTTTCAGCACAAGCTCCTGGATCTGGCCCGGAACAAGGCCCAGCTTTCCTTGCGTCCCGGGGTGTTCAATCGCGATTTTCCCGGACTCGTGGTCTACGCCCAGAATGTGAACCGGGAAACCGGAGAAATAGCCGGAATCTTCATCCATGATATGACCCATACAAAGGACGGGGTGAATATCGTGGCCCCCAAGGGCCGGGTCGCGACGGATCACGCCCAAGGCAAGATATACTTCATCCTCACCGACGGACGCATGTTCCGGGTGGAGCAGGGCAGCATGGATGTGCTCTCCTTCTCCTCGTACAGGGTCTCCCTGGATCTGAGTCGACTGCTGCAGAACGTCGATGTGGAGCAGGACCAGCCCAGATACATGTCCTGGCCGGAGCTGAACAAAGCGGCACAGAGCCCTGAGAGGCGACCGGACAAGGGGGAGGAGTTCTTGCGCAGCGTGCAGGTGGAGCGGCACAAGCGGCTGGTTCTTCCGGCTGCCTGCATTGTTCTCGGGCTTGTGGCTCTGCCCCTGGGCTGGATACTGGACGAGCTCAAGCGCCAATACGGGGCGATCTTGATTGTCGGCGTCTTTCTGGCCTATTATGCCGTTTTTTCTCTGGGCATCAGCCTGGGGCAGCTGGGCATGGTCCCTCCGGCGGTCGGGGCCTGGTCTCCGAATGTCCTGTTCCTGGCCCTGTCCGCCGGGCTGTTCAGGCAGGCCCTGCACGAACGGGGGACACCGGCGGGAAAGCGGATCTTCTCGGCTGTGCAGGGGGTATTCCGGCGATGA
- a CDS encoding c-type heme family protein — MPSGGKTSFRKGKAFSLQTRFIVVLVAAALGLGVIFFTILYFHMHSIVIQEVRYRANNMLDQVNAVQSYVRNVLRPRMFEELPDEDFILEAMSSSYISREVMQTTGEQSDLLYRRVATNPRNPKSAPNSRERELIRLFQEQPHRTRWENVVTMEGERYYLCARPVEFTTSCMRCHGEPSRAPRELIERYGSKRGFHHTPDSIQGLVSIGFPVQRAVLGIKEATFRYLFFYIVAVIIFFSLVHMYFRRLVVFNLKRLTSIFQRNFPEHHSENLVGQRTDGQPNDEVDQLVDGFEHIAGHLLEAREQLKEYAANLERMVSERTHELHTEVGERQADVHLFVHILDALRSSRDSEELLHRTLSLVGSRFKAHQVSYFCTQFSNRIYTWPQGQLPPELPQDFLDLAMSNQVRCTEHMCYVPVQSQEQIWGILYIDFPPAFHPERMSDQVLLALGQQLAIALENIQAFYSLMHQKELLESIFEGISDPLLLVDHNAGVVLANRAATDLMRDESHSGAADELFPVLGLESKDKRLAPRLISKSLTRQESWSEEVQLSNSRSFQISIYPIVGSHHPRGLAVCYLREVTAERAMKRQLQQAEKLSAVGKLAAGLAHEINNPLGTILCYVNLLKGSLDQSQSQQDLEVIERHTKRAQKILQDLLDFARPKAAGSGYCRLNQIISSSVQFLQVQAEKKGVEMLLELDAGDPLVACEESALEQILSNLLLNALEAVPESGWIQVGSTLHPEKDEAVLQVLDSGNGVPEDLLGTIFDPFFSTKEVGKGTGLGLAIVYGLVQDVGGRIEVDNVPGACFRIFFPLGATNE, encoded by the coding sequence ATGCCGTCTGGTGGAAAGACGAGTTTTCGAAAAGGAAAGGCCTTTAGCCTTCAGACCAGGTTCATAGTCGTCCTGGTGGCTGCTGCCTTGGGCCTGGGGGTGATATTCTTCACTATTTTGTACTTTCACATGCACAGCATCGTGATCCAGGAAGTGCGGTACCGGGCCAACAATATGCTGGATCAGGTCAACGCAGTCCAGTCCTATGTGCGCAACGTGCTCCGGCCCAGGATGTTTGAAGAATTGCCTGATGAGGATTTTATCCTGGAGGCCATGTCCTCCTCCTATATATCCAGGGAGGTGATGCAGACCACGGGTGAGCAGTCCGACCTGCTCTACCGCCGGGTGGCCACCAACCCCAGAAACCCGAAAAGCGCGCCGAACTCCAGGGAACGGGAGCTCATCCGCCTGTTCCAGGAACAGCCCCACCGGACCAGATGGGAAAACGTGGTCACCATGGAGGGGGAGAGATATTACCTGTGCGCCAGACCGGTGGAGTTCACCACCTCCTGCATGCGCTGCCACGGAGAGCCCAGCCGGGCACCCCGGGAACTGATCGAGCGCTATGGAAGCAAGCGGGGGTTCCATCATACCCCGGATTCCATCCAGGGGCTGGTCAGCATCGGTTTTCCGGTCCAGCGGGCGGTCCTGGGCATCAAGGAGGCCACATTCAGGTATCTCTTTTTCTATATTGTGGCCGTGATCATATTTTTCAGCCTGGTGCACATGTACTTCCGCCGCCTGGTGGTCTTTAATCTCAAGCGGCTGACCTCCATTTTTCAGCGCAACTTTCCGGAGCATCATTCCGAGAACCTGGTGGGGCAGAGAACCGATGGTCAGCCCAATGACGAGGTTGATCAGCTGGTCGATGGTTTTGAGCATATTGCCGGGCACCTTTTGGAGGCCAGGGAGCAGCTCAAGGAGTATGCAGCCAATCTGGAGCGGATGGTTTCCGAGCGAACCCATGAGCTGCACACAGAAGTCGGGGAACGCCAGGCCGATGTCCATCTCTTTGTCCATATCCTGGACGCCCTGCGCTCCAGCAGGGACAGCGAGGAGCTGCTGCACAGGACCCTGAGCCTGGTGGGGAGCCGGTTCAAGGCCCATCAGGTCAGCTACTTCTGCACCCAGTTTTCCAATCGGATCTATACCTGGCCCCAGGGGCAGCTCCCGCCGGAGCTTCCGCAGGATTTTCTGGACCTGGCCATGTCCAACCAGGTCCGGTGCACTGAGCACATGTGCTACGTCCCGGTACAGAGCCAGGAACAGATCTGGGGGATCCTGTACATTGATTTTCCGCCCGCGTTTCATCCGGAACGGATGTCGGACCAGGTCCTGCTGGCCCTGGGACAGCAGCTGGCCATCGCCCTGGAGAACATCCAGGCCTTTTACAGCCTCATGCATCAAAAAGAACTTTTGGAGTCGATCTTTGAGGGCATCTCCGACCCCCTGCTCCTCGTGGACCACAATGCCGGAGTTGTCCTGGCCAACCGCGCAGCCACGGACCTGATGCGGGATGAGAGCCATAGCGGGGCCGCGGATGAGCTCTTCCCGGTCCTGGGCCTGGAATCCAAGGACAAGCGCCTGGCCCCCAGGCTGATCAGCAAGAGCTTGACTCGGCAGGAATCCTGGTCGGAAGAGGTCCAGCTGTCCAACAGCAGGTCGTTTCAGATCAGCATCTATCCCATAGTCGGCTCCCACCATCCCCGGGGACTGGCTGTGTGCTACCTGCGGGAGGTGACAGCCGAACGGGCCATGAAGCGCCAGCTCCAGCAGGCGGAAAAGCTGAGCGCCGTGGGCAAGCTGGCCGCCGGTCTGGCCCATGAGATCAACAACCCCTTGGGAACCATCCTGTGCTACGTCAACCTGCTCAAAGGGTCTCTGGATCAGAGCCAGAGCCAGCAGGACCTGGAGGTCATCGAACGGCATACCAAGAGGGCCCAGAAGATCCTGCAGGACCTTCTGGACTTCGCCAGGCCCAAGGCAGCCGGATCCGGGTATTGCCGGCTGAATCAGATCATCAGCAGCAGCGTGCAGTTCTTGCAGGTCCAGGCGGAGAAAAAAGGAGTGGAGATGCTTTTGGAGCTGGATGCCGGCGATCCTCTTGTCGCCTGTGAGGAAAGCGCGCTGGAGCAGATTCTGAGCAATCTTCTGCTCAATGCCCTGGAGGCTGTGCCGGAGTCGGGGTGGATACAGGTGGGGTCGACATTGCATCCAGAAAAGGATGAAGCTGTTCTTCAGGTCCTGGATTCTGGGAACGGAGTGCCCGAGGACCTGCTGGGCACCATCTTTGATCCCTTCTTCAGCACCAAAGAGGTGGGCAAAGGAACCGGGCTGGGGTTGGCCATCGTCTACGGCCTGGTTCAGGACGTTGGAGGACGGATCGAGGTGGACAACGTCCCAGGTGCATGTTTCCGCATCTTTTTCCCTCTTGGAGCCACGAATGAATGA